The Aquipuribacter nitratireducens genome contains a region encoding:
- a CDS encoding heparan-alpha-glucosaminide N-acetyltransferase domain-containing protein yields MTRTDTAQRPGPLLGSRRLRGVDAARGLALLGMMATHLLDRSLSDGTANPAFALADGRASATFALLAGAGLALADGATDGPRTSLGHAWARTAVRAVLVLVVGLTLASLGPPVAVILQYYAVLFVLVVPFVRLPAAVLALGGGLWLLLAPVASQWLRLTFGLDGPGPQVGLERLLVQPVASLQDLLLTGYYPVLTWFGYLLLGAAVGRLPLRRTATALGLVGSGLLLAAGSWLVSWALLSTAAAQRALAGGDPLSGRGVEGPFFGTTPTSSWWWLAIRTPHSGAPLDLLGTAGVALAVVGACLLVARGPAGAVLLPLAAAGSMTLTLYSAHVVAVWAGQPGLTDPGDWIVHSLVALVVAWVWRMRFRRGPLEEGVAQVVDAVAGPVPPREQALAPGTR; encoded by the coding sequence GTGACGCGCACCGACACGGCGCAGCGGCCCGGACCGCTCCTGGGCTCGCGTCGCCTGCGGGGGGTCGACGCCGCCCGCGGGCTCGCCCTCCTCGGCATGATGGCGACGCACCTGCTCGACCGGAGCCTGTCCGACGGCACCGCGAACCCCGCCTTCGCGCTTGCCGACGGTCGGGCGTCGGCGACGTTCGCCCTCCTCGCGGGCGCGGGCCTCGCGCTCGCCGACGGGGCCACCGACGGGCCCCGGACCTCGCTCGGCCACGCGTGGGCGCGGACGGCGGTGCGCGCGGTCCTCGTCCTCGTCGTCGGCCTCACCCTCGCGAGCCTCGGCCCGCCGGTCGCCGTGATCCTCCAGTACTACGCCGTGCTCTTCGTGCTCGTCGTGCCGTTCGTGCGGCTGCCGGCGGCCGTGCTCGCCCTGGGGGGTGGGCTGTGGCTCCTGCTCGCCCCCGTCGCCTCCCAGTGGCTGCGGCTGACGTTCGGCCTCGACGGGCCGGGTCCGCAGGTCGGGCTGGAACGACTGCTCGTGCAGCCGGTCGCCTCCCTCCAGGACCTGCTGCTCACGGGCTACTACCCCGTGCTCACGTGGTTCGGCTACCTCCTGCTGGGCGCCGCGGTGGGCCGTCTCCCGCTGCGACGGACCGCGACCGCGCTCGGGCTCGTCGGCTCGGGGCTGCTGCTCGCGGCCGGCAGCTGGCTCGTGTCGTGGGCGCTGCTGTCGACGGCGGCGGCGCAACGTGCGCTCGCCGGCGGCGACCCGCTGAGCGGGCGCGGGGTCGAGGGGCCGTTCTTCGGCACCACGCCGACCTCGTCGTGGTGGTGGCTCGCGATCCGCACGCCGCACAGCGGCGCCCCGCTCGACCTCCTCGGCACGGCGGGGGTGGCGCTCGCCGTCGTCGGCGCCTGCCTGCTCGTCGCACGCGGCCCGGCGGGCGCCGTCCTGCTGCCGCTCGCCGCTGCCGGCTCCATGACGCTCACCCTGTACTCCGCGCACGTCGTGGCGGTGTGGGCGGGCCAACCCGGCCTGACCGACCCGGGCGACTGGATCGTGCACTCCCTGGTCGCGCTCGTCGTCGCGTGGGTGTGGCGGATGCGGTTCCGTCGCGGCCCCCTGGAGGAGGGCGTGGCGCAGGTCGTCGACGCCGTCGCCGGACCGGTCCCGCCGCGGGAGCAGGCGCTCGCGCCGGGGACGCGCTAG
- a CDS encoding GNAT family N-acetyltransferase, whose translation MTSPLGGGAGADRSVRPARDADVPAIGAVHARSWTGPYASLLPPRVVEALGAAALAEAWRDAVLAPPSPAHTVHVAVGDGIVAGFAAAAPVPDDPAAVELVALEVDPLHTRQGHGSRLLAAVADTSRARGVERLEAWVHVDDAPRRAFLQGAGFAPDGARRRRALAGGDGTGDDSTRDDDVDARTVWPEVRLSAWLEPA comes from the coding sequence ATGACGAGCCCGCTCGGCGGAGGTGCCGGTGCCGACCGCTCGGTGCGCCCGGCCCGCGACGCCGACGTGCCCGCCATCGGCGCCGTCCACGCACGGTCGTGGACCGGTCCGTACGCCTCGCTCCTGCCGCCTCGCGTCGTCGAGGCCCTGGGCGCCGCGGCCCTCGCGGAGGCGTGGCGGGACGCCGTCCTCGCGCCGCCCTCCCCCGCCCACACGGTGCACGTGGCGGTCGGCGACGGCATCGTCGCCGGCTTCGCCGCCGCCGCCCCCGTCCCCGACGACCCGGCCGCGGTCGAGCTCGTCGCCCTCGAGGTCGACCCCCTCCACACCCGCCAGGGGCACGGGTCGCGCCTCCTCGCCGCGGTCGCCGACACCTCCCGCGCGCGCGGGGTCGAGCGGCTCGAGGCGTGGGTCCACGTCGACGACGCCCCTCGCCGGGCCTTCCTGCAGGGCGCCGGGTTCGCCCCGGACGGCGCGAGGCGCCGGCGCGCCCTGGCCGGGGGCGACGGCACGGGGGACGACAGCACCCGGGACGACGACGTCGACGCCCGGACGGTGTGGCCGGAGGTGCGCCTCAGCGCCTGGCTCGAGCCCGCGTGA
- a CDS encoding cytochrome b, translating into MSATTATREPEYTTRTGKLGGWADSRLGLGGVVRGGARKIFPDHWSFMLGEIALYSFIICLVTGVFLTFFYIPSVALIEYEGPYEPAQGKLVSEAWASTVDLSYEVRGGLLMRQIHHWAALVFVAATVVHMMRVFFTGAFRKPRELNWVIGALLALLAIFEGFAGYSLPDDLLSGTGLRIAAAIILAIPLIGTYIHFFAFAGEFPGEAFIPRLYTIHVLLLPAIFLALIAAHLFLVVLHKHTQYPGPGRTNGNVVGYPLLPVYVAKAGGFFFIVFGVIALMAAFVQINPIWAYGPYDPSPVTAGSQPDWYMGWLDGAVRTMPGWLEVNIFGYVLSGNILLPAVVLPGLITTVLVAYPWIEAAATGDKREHHLLDRPRNAPTRTGLGVMALTFYVLMWANGGNDILAVQLGLAINDITRFVGVMMFVAPPLAFIVTKRICLGLQRRDRERVLHGVETGQVYRLDTGEVLERHRPMDEFERWELVQHEAYRPLDPGPVTDANGVRRKGAWADGMRRRLSRFYFEDRVEPVTPAELAAAHSHGAHDEVDAIDSAAHGADGERLDARSEKQIGSGQA; encoded by the coding sequence ATGAGCGCGACGACGGCGACGCGGGAGCCCGAGTACACCACCCGCACGGGCAAGCTCGGCGGCTGGGCGGACTCCCGGCTCGGCCTCGGCGGGGTCGTCCGCGGCGGCGCCCGCAAGATCTTCCCCGACCACTGGTCCTTCATGCTCGGCGAGATCGCGCTCTACAGCTTCATCATCTGCCTCGTCACAGGCGTCTTCCTCACGTTCTTCTACATCCCCTCGGTCGCCCTCATCGAGTACGAGGGTCCGTACGAGCCCGCGCAGGGCAAGCTCGTGTCGGAGGCGTGGGCCTCGACCGTCGACCTCAGCTACGAGGTGCGCGGCGGCCTGCTCATGCGGCAGATCCACCACTGGGCCGCGCTCGTGTTCGTGGCGGCGACCGTCGTCCACATGATGCGGGTCTTCTTCACCGGCGCGTTCCGCAAGCCCCGCGAGCTCAACTGGGTCATCGGCGCCCTGCTCGCCCTGCTCGCCATCTTCGAGGGCTTCGCCGGCTACTCGCTGCCCGACGACCTCCTGTCCGGCACCGGGCTCCGGATCGCGGCGGCGATCATCCTCGCGATCCCGCTCATCGGCACCTACATCCACTTCTTCGCCTTCGCAGGCGAGTTCCCGGGCGAGGCGTTCATCCCCCGCCTCTACACCATCCACGTGCTGCTGCTGCCCGCGATCTTCCTCGCGCTCATCGCCGCGCACCTGTTCCTCGTCGTCCTGCACAAGCACACGCAGTACCCGGGGCCGGGCCGCACCAACGGCAACGTCGTCGGGTACCCGCTGCTGCCGGTGTACGTCGCGAAGGCCGGCGGCTTCTTCTTCATCGTCTTCGGCGTCATCGCCCTCATGGCGGCGTTCGTCCAGATCAACCCCATCTGGGCGTACGGGCCGTACGACCCCTCGCCGGTCACCGCCGGGTCACAGCCGGACTGGTACATGGGCTGGCTCGACGGCGCCGTCCGGACGATGCCGGGCTGGCTCGAGGTGAACATCTTCGGCTACGTGCTGAGCGGCAACATCCTCCTGCCGGCGGTCGTCCTGCCGGGCCTCATCACGACCGTCCTCGTCGCGTACCCGTGGATCGAGGCGGCAGCGACGGGCGACAAGCGGGAGCACCACCTGCTCGACCGTCCCCGCAACGCCCCGACGCGCACCGGGCTCGGCGTCATGGCGCTCACGTTCTACGTGCTCATGTGGGCCAACGGCGGCAACGACATCCTCGCCGTCCAGCTCGGCCTCGCGATCAACGACATCACCCGCTTCGTCGGGGTCATGATGTTCGTCGCCCCGCCGCTCGCGTTCATCGTGACCAAGCGGATCTGCCTGGGCCTGCAGCGTCGTGACCGCGAGCGCGTCCTCCACGGCGTCGAGACCGGGCAGGTGTACCGCCTCGACACCGGCGAGGTGCTCGAGCGGCACCGCCCGATGGACGAGTTCGAGCGCTGGGAGCTCGTGCAGCACGAGGCGTACCGTCCGCTCGACCCGGGCCCGGTGACGGACGCCAACGGCGTCCGGCGCAAGGGGGCGTGGGCGGACGGGATGCGGCGCCGGCTCTCGCGCTTCTACTTCGAGGACCGGGTCGAGCCGGTCACGCCCGCCGAGCTGGCGGCCGCGCACAGCCACGGCGCCCACGACGAGGTCGACGCCATCGACTCCGCGGCGCACGGTGCGGACGGCGAGCGCCTCGACGCCCGCTCCGAGAAGCAGATCGGCTCCGGCCAGGCCTGA
- a CDS encoding ubiquinol-cytochrome c reductase iron-sulfur subunit, translating into MTRRTGEQPSSTDVAHGRTGTDVAERGAALPERFENPGLPPHQHRMADTDPRAARRAELQVAVLFGLSIIGTILTLVGYFAVPLRDQAEEGRIFLSNALLGSGIFLTLFGIGVGAVHWAKTLMPDAEAVEDRHQIHGTREEQAEAAEILATGVGESGIGRRPLIRNTLIGAVALAPLPAVVLLKDTGPNPEGVLAETLWEAGTRLVTDPTGQLIRATDLVIGQVVHVQPEGIEEASHFLDEKAKAAVLLMRLEADELSPGAQAGAYEGIVAYSKICTHMGCPVALYEQQTHHLLCPCHQSTFDVTQDCAVIFGPAKRPLPQLPIAVDDEGYLVATAPFSEPVGPSYWEREQDARRMAEEA; encoded by the coding sequence ATGACCCGGCGTACGGGAGAGCAGCCGAGCAGCACCGACGTGGCCCACGGCCGCACGGGCACCGACGTCGCCGAGCGCGGCGCGGCGCTGCCGGAGCGGTTCGAGAACCCGGGGCTGCCGCCCCACCAGCACCGGATGGCCGACACCGACCCGCGTGCGGCGCGGCGCGCCGAGCTGCAGGTCGCGGTGCTCTTCGGCCTGTCGATCATCGGCACGATCCTCACCCTCGTCGGGTACTTCGCCGTCCCCCTGCGCGACCAGGCGGAGGAGGGGCGCATCTTCCTGTCCAACGCGCTCCTCGGGTCCGGCATCTTCCTCACGCTCTTCGGCATCGGTGTGGGTGCCGTGCACTGGGCCAAGACCCTCATGCCGGACGCCGAGGCCGTGGAGGACCGCCACCAGATCCACGGCACCCGGGAGGAGCAGGCGGAGGCGGCCGAGATCCTCGCCACCGGCGTCGGCGAGTCCGGGATCGGCCGCCGCCCGCTCATCCGGAACACCCTCATCGGCGCCGTCGCGCTCGCCCCGCTGCCGGCGGTCGTGCTCCTCAAGGACACGGGCCCGAACCCCGAGGGCGTCCTCGCCGAGACCCTGTGGGAGGCGGGTACCCGGCTCGTCACCGACCCCACGGGCCAGCTGATCCGTGCCACCGACCTCGTCATCGGCCAGGTGGTCCACGTGCAGCCGGAGGGCATCGAGGAGGCGAGCCACTTCCTCGACGAGAAGGCGAAGGCCGCGGTGCTCCTCATGCGCCTCGAGGCCGACGAGCTGTCCCCCGGCGCCCAGGCGGGTGCCTACGAGGGGATCGTCGCGTACTCGAAGATCTGCACCCACATGGGCTGCCCGGTCGCCCTGTACGAGCAGCAGACCCACCACCTGCTGTGCCCGTGCCACCAGTCGACGTTCGACGTGACGCAGGACTGCGCGGTCATCTTCGGCCCGGCGAAGCGACCCCTCCCCCAGCTGCCCATCGCCGTGGACGACGAGGGATACTTGGTTGCGACTGCTCCCTTCTCGGAGCCGGTCGGACCCTCCTACTGGGAGCGCGAGCAGGACGCACGACGGATGGCTGAGGAGGCCTGA
- a CDS encoding c-type cytochrome — translation MNAVMRHRRHPLALVVVLLAALLAAGLAYAAVAPTRAEASPAWGEDEIALGQELFVANCATCHGLDGAGGYEGADGNVAGPSLIGVGAASVDFQVGTGRMPAQASGPQVPKRGPQYTPEQTRALAAYVATAFGAGPAIPEAQYLDPENGDVAEGAELFRVNCAMCHNFAGSGGALTEGKYAPGLEGVEPVHVYEAMVTGPQSMPVFSDQTLDPQQKNDIIAYLDYLDTTPSPGGLSLGSFGPVGDGLFVWVVGMTALVACAIWLGAKAR, via the coding sequence GTGAACGCAGTCATGCGCCACCGCCGCCACCCGCTGGCGCTGGTCGTCGTCCTGCTCGCGGCCCTGCTGGCGGCAGGCCTGGCGTACGCGGCGGTCGCGCCGACCCGGGCCGAGGCGAGCCCCGCGTGGGGCGAGGACGAGATCGCCCTCGGGCAGGAGCTGTTCGTCGCGAACTGCGCGACGTGCCACGGGCTCGACGGCGCGGGCGGCTACGAGGGCGCCGACGGCAACGTCGCCGGGCCCTCCCTCATCGGCGTCGGCGCGGCGTCGGTCGACTTCCAGGTCGGGACGGGTCGCATGCCCGCCCAGGCGTCGGGGCCGCAGGTGCCGAAGCGCGGGCCGCAGTACACGCCCGAGCAGACCCGGGCCCTCGCCGCCTACGTCGCGACGGCCTTCGGCGCCGGGCCCGCGATCCCGGAGGCGCAGTACCTCGACCCCGAGAACGGCGACGTCGCCGAGGGCGCCGAGCTGTTCCGGGTCAACTGCGCGATGTGCCACAACTTCGCCGGTTCCGGCGGCGCCCTCACCGAGGGCAAGTACGCGCCGGGGCTCGAGGGCGTCGAGCCCGTCCACGTCTACGAGGCGATGGTGACCGGGCCCCAGTCGATGCCGGTCTTCAGCGACCAGACCCTCGACCCGCAGCAGAAGAACGACATCATCGCGTACCTCGACTACCTCGACACGACGCCGTCCCCCGGCGGGCTGTCCCTCGGGTCCTTCGGGCCCGTGGGCGACGGCCTGTTCGTCTGGGTGGTCGGCATGACGGCCCTCGTCGCCTGCGCGATCTGGCTGGGGGCGAAGGCACGGTGA
- a CDS encoding cytochrome c oxidase subunit 3, producing the protein MDAVAAATAVGTGAPAVVNRPNLTSVGTIVWLSSELMFFAALFAMFFTLGSIRPEAYAAGQEMLNIPFAAVNCLILVSSSVTCQFGVFAAERFQPSRTGRWFQLGQWGMREWYVLTFLLGAIFVSGQVFEYAELVHEGLTMSSSPFGSTFYLTTGFHGLHVTGGLLAFLVVIGRTFAARRFGHSEETAAVVTSYYWHFVDVVWIALFISVYFS; encoded by the coding sequence ATTGACGCCGTGGCAGCAGCAACGGCAGTCGGCACGGGCGCCCCTGCGGTGGTCAACCGGCCCAACCTCACGTCGGTCGGGACCATCGTCTGGCTCTCGAGCGAGCTCATGTTCTTCGCGGCCCTGTTCGCGATGTTCTTCACGCTCGGCTCGATCCGTCCCGAGGCGTACGCCGCCGGCCAGGAGATGCTCAACATCCCCTTCGCCGCCGTCAACTGCCTGATCCTCGTGTCGAGCTCCGTCACGTGCCAGTTCGGCGTGTTCGCCGCCGAACGCTTCCAGCCCTCCCGCACGGGCCGCTGGTTCCAGCTCGGCCAGTGGGGCATGCGCGAGTGGTACGTCCTCACGTTCCTGCTCGGTGCGATCTTCGTGTCGGGGCAGGTGTTCGAGTACGCCGAGCTCGTCCACGAGGGCCTCACCATGTCGTCCTCGCCCTTCGGCTCGACCTTCTACCTCACGACCGGGTTCCACGGCCTCCACGTCACCGGTGGCCTGCTCGCGTTCCTCGTCGTCATCGGCCGCACCTTCGCCGCCCGCCGCTTCGGCCACTCCGAGGAGACCGCCGCGGTCGTCACGTCGTACTACTGGCACTTCGTCGACGTGGTGTGGATCGCGCTGTTCATCTCCGTCTACTTCAGCTGA
- the trpD gene encoding anthranilate phosphoribosyltransferase, with amino-acid sequence MSVPTWAGVLDTLARREDLDRDQTRWALNEVMSGEADAARLAGLLVGLRCKGETVSEVTGLAEAMLAHAVPLEVPGPVLDVVGTGGDGARTVNISTMAALVAAAAGATVVKHGNRAASSSCGTADVLEELGLDLELDPADVAASARVHGITFAFAARFHPAMRHVGPVRRSLGIRTVFNSLGPLTNPARPAAMMLGVADERHASIIAGVLAARGTTALVVRGDDGLDELTTTAPSSVRVVVGGEVAETRVEATAVGLPPATIADLRGGDRGMNAGVVRSVLGGQTGPVADVVVLNAAAGLLALDLVEGDRSAADVADQLPHHLEPALERARASLVDGRAQQVLHSWLG; translated from the coding sequence GTGAGCGTGCCGACGTGGGCGGGCGTGCTCGACACGCTCGCGCGTCGCGAGGACCTCGACCGCGACCAGACGCGGTGGGCGCTCAACGAGGTCATGAGCGGGGAGGCGGACGCCGCCCGGCTCGCCGGGCTCCTCGTGGGGCTGCGGTGCAAGGGCGAGACGGTCTCCGAGGTCACCGGTCTCGCCGAGGCGATGCTCGCCCACGCCGTCCCGCTCGAGGTGCCGGGCCCCGTGCTCGACGTCGTGGGCACGGGCGGTGACGGCGCCCGGACCGTCAACATCTCGACGATGGCGGCGCTCGTGGCCGCCGCGGCGGGGGCGACGGTCGTGAAGCACGGCAACCGGGCCGCCTCGTCCTCGTGCGGGACCGCGGACGTCCTCGAGGAGCTCGGGCTCGACCTCGAGCTCGACCCGGCCGACGTCGCCGCGAGCGCACGCGTCCACGGCATCACGTTCGCCTTCGCAGCGCGCTTCCACCCGGCGATGCGGCACGTCGGACCGGTCCGGCGCTCGCTCGGCATCCGGACGGTCTTCAACTCCCTCGGTCCGCTGACGAACCCCGCGCGGCCCGCCGCCATGATGCTCGGCGTCGCCGACGAGCGGCACGCCTCGATCATCGCCGGGGTGCTGGCGGCCCGCGGCACGACCGCGCTCGTGGTGCGCGGGGACGACGGGCTCGACGAGCTGACGACCACGGCGCCGTCGTCGGTGCGTGTCGTCGTCGGCGGCGAGGTGGCGGAGACCCGGGTCGAGGCCACGGCGGTCGGGCTCCCGCCCGCGACGATCGCCGACCTGCGCGGCGGCGACCGTGGCATGAACGCCGGCGTGGTGCGCTCGGTCCTCGGCGGGCAGACGGGCCCGGTGGCCGATGTCGTCGTGCTCAACGCCGCCGCGGGGCTGCTCGCGCTCGACCTCGTCGAGGGCGACCGGTCGGCGGCCGACGTCGCCGACCAGCTGCCGCACCACCTCGAACCCGCCCTGGAGCGGGCACGTGCGTCGCTCGTGGACGGGCGGGCGCAGCAGGTGCTGCACAGCTGGCTGGGCTGA
- a CDS encoding DEDD exonuclease domain-containing protein codes for MTTVPSAPPALAVQGSFEDLGRPLHDVTFTVVDLETTGGSPARDAITEIGAVRVRGGEVLGEFQTLVDPGVAVPPQIALLTGITDAMLVGAPHARAAVPAFLDFAAGSVLVAHNAGFDVSFLRAACRRQQRPFPRFEVVDTVLLARRLVTSDEVPNRRLASLARFFRSATTPEHRALADARATVDVLHGLLARARGVSTVEQLLDFCRTDERRRPHRHLADGLPSAPGVYRFLDAGGRVLYVGSSLDIRSRVRSYFTQAERRRRMTEMVSVAARVDHVLCATPLEAQVRELRLLAEHRPPYNRRSTRPEKSAWVVLTDEPAPRLSVVARPRADRAGASYVGLFGSRSLARSAVEAVHAALPLRTCTTRIARRGGGSACVLAELGRCTAPCLTGPDTHYDEVVDAARRALEDDLGPLVEALVARVNRLSDQQRYEEAAAHRDRLAVLVRGLDRAQQVRALVRCGEVVAARPQGTGGWELACVRHGRLAGAATTRRGDPVMPAVEALVATAEHVPAPERPGPAGLTEEATLLVRWLGQPGVRLVRADAGWALPVGAAARWARLHLVEAAGAARTGPRAQQGASLWRVPGDEG; via the coding sequence ATGACGACCGTGCCGTCCGCGCCGCCGGCGCTCGCGGTCCAGGGCAGCTTCGAGGACCTGGGCAGGCCGTTGCACGACGTCACGTTCACCGTCGTCGACCTCGAGACCACGGGAGGCAGCCCCGCGCGGGACGCCATCACCGAGATCGGGGCGGTCCGGGTTCGCGGCGGGGAGGTCCTGGGCGAGTTCCAGACCCTCGTCGACCCCGGTGTGGCCGTCCCGCCGCAGATCGCGCTCCTCACCGGGATCACCGACGCCATGCTCGTGGGGGCCCCGCACGCCCGGGCCGCCGTCCCGGCCTTCCTCGACTTCGCCGCCGGGAGCGTGCTCGTCGCCCACAACGCCGGCTTCGACGTGTCGTTCCTGCGCGCCGCCTGCCGCCGGCAGCAGCGTCCGTTCCCCAGGTTCGAGGTCGTCGACACCGTGCTGCTGGCGCGACGGCTCGTCACGTCCGACGAGGTGCCGAACCGTCGGCTCGCGAGCCTCGCCCGGTTCTTCCGGTCCGCCACGACCCCCGAGCACCGGGCGCTCGCGGACGCCCGCGCCACGGTCGACGTCCTCCACGGGCTCCTGGCCCGGGCCCGGGGCGTCTCCACCGTCGAGCAGCTCCTCGACTTCTGCCGGACCGACGAGCGGCGCCGCCCTCACCGCCACCTCGCCGACGGCCTGCCGTCCGCCCCCGGGGTCTACCGCTTCCTCGACGCGGGAGGGCGGGTCCTCTACGTCGGGTCGAGCCTCGACATCCGCAGCCGGGTCCGCTCGTACTTCACGCAGGCGGAGCGCCGCCGCCGCATGACCGAGATGGTGTCGGTCGCCGCGCGCGTCGACCACGTCCTGTGCGCCACCCCGCTGGAGGCGCAGGTGCGGGAGCTGCGTCTGCTCGCAGAGCACCGACCGCCGTACAACCGCCGCTCCACGCGCCCGGAGAAGTCCGCGTGGGTCGTGCTCACCGACGAGCCCGCGCCACGGCTCTCGGTCGTCGCCCGTCCGCGGGCGGATCGCGCGGGTGCGTCGTACGTCGGCCTGTTCGGCAGCCGCTCGCTCGCGCGGAGCGCCGTCGAGGCGGTCCACGCGGCCCTCCCTCTGCGCACGTGCACCACGAGGATCGCCCGGCGGGGCGGCGGCAGCGCGTGCGTCCTCGCCGAGCTGGGACGCTGCACCGCGCCGTGCCTCACCGGTCCGGACACCCACTACGACGAGGTCGTCGACGCGGCCCGCCGGGCCCTCGAGGACGACCTCGGACCGCTCGTCGAGGCGCTCGTCGCGCGCGTCAACCGCCTCTCCGACCAGCAGCGCTACGAGGAGGCGGCCGCCCACCGCGACCGGCTGGCGGTGCTCGTGCGCGGCCTCGACCGCGCGCAGCAGGTGCGTGCCCTCGTCCGCTGCGGCGAGGTCGTCGCCGCCCGCCCCCAGGGCACCGGCGGGTGGGAGCTCGCCTGCGTGCGCCACGGCCGCCTCGCCGGGGCCGCGACCACCCGCCGGGGGGATCCCGTCATGCCCGCCGTCGAGGCGCTCGTCGCCACGGCCGAGCACGTCCCGGCCCCCGAGCGGCCCGGGCCGGCGGGGCTGACGGAGGAGGCGACGCTGCTCGTCCGCTGGCTCGGACAGCCAGGTGTCCGCCTCGTGCGCGCCGACGCCGGCTGGGCCCTGCCCGTCGGCGCGGCCGCCCGGTGGGCGCGGCTGCACCTCGTCGAGGCCGCCGGTGCGGCGCGGACCGGTCCGCGCGCGCAGCAGGGCGCCTCGCTGTGGCGGGTCCCGGGCGACGAGGGGTGA
- a CDS encoding glycosyltransferase family 4 protein, which translates to MTAPPAHPRTVVVTNDFPPRSGGIETYVAALLARLDPDRLVVHACAPDGGGPGLREAAEHDARLPFRVVRDPDRTLLPSPALAARVRRTVSAAAAEAVWFPSAAPLGLLGHAVRTAGVRRVVASAHGHEVWWARVPGSRAALRRLGDAVDVVTFDSAVVRRPIATALSLAARARTAQLRPGVDATRFRATERTGWRAPGAPVVLCLSRAVPRKGHGRLLAVWPEVRRRHPGARLLLAGGGPLVPRLRARAAQVPGAEVLGRVPDADLPGLYAAADVFVLPVADRLGGLVTESLGIVLLEAAAAGLPVVAGRAGGTVEAVLDDRTGVLLDARDPAALAAAVVDLLDDPGRAAAMGAAGASWVRRAWDWDVTAQRLAALLSGEPVPRWG; encoded by the coding sequence GTGACGGCCCCGCCGGCGCACCCCCGCACCGTCGTCGTCACCAACGACTTCCCGCCGCGCTCCGGGGGGATCGAGACCTACGTCGCGGCGCTGCTCGCCCGGCTCGACCCGGACCGCCTCGTCGTGCACGCGTGCGCCCCGGACGGCGGCGGACCCGGCCTCAGGGAGGCCGCCGAGCACGACGCCCGGCTGCCGTTCCGGGTGGTGCGCGACCCCGACCGGACGCTCCTGCCGTCGCCGGCCCTGGCGGCACGCGTCCGCCGCACGGTGTCCGCCGCCGCGGCCGAGGCCGTGTGGTTCCCGTCGGCGGCACCGCTCGGCCTGCTCGGTCATGCCGTGCGTACGGCCGGCGTACGCCGGGTCGTCGCGAGCGCCCACGGGCACGAGGTGTGGTGGGCCCGCGTGCCGGGCAGCCGCGCGGCCCTGCGGCGGCTGGGGGACGCCGTCGACGTCGTGACGTTCGACAGCGCCGTGGTGCGTCGGCCGATCGCGACGGCCCTGTCGCTGGCCGCGCGCGCGCGGACGGCGCAGCTGCGGCCCGGGGTCGACGCGACCCGCTTCCGCGCGACGGAGCGGACCGGGTGGCGCGCCCCCGGGGCGCCGGTCGTCCTCTGCCTGTCGCGCGCCGTCCCCCGCAAGGGCCACGGGCGGCTGCTCGCCGTGTGGCCCGAGGTCCGGCGGCGGCACCCCGGCGCCCGGCTCCTGCTCGCCGGCGGGGGGCCGCTCGTGCCGCGCCTGCGTGCCCGGGCGGCGCAGGTGCCCGGCGCGGAGGTCCTCGGGCGCGTCCCCGACGCGGACCTGCCGGGCCTCTACGCGGCCGCCGACGTCTTCGTCCTGCCGGTCGCGGACCGCCTGGGTGGTCTCGTCACGGAGTCGCTCGGCATCGTGCTCCTCGAGGCCGCCGCAGCCGGCCTGCCCGTGGTCGCCGGTCGAGCCGGCGGCACCGTGGAGGCGGTCCTCGACGACCGGACGGGGGTCCTGCTCGACGCCCGGGACCCCGCGGCCCTCGCCGCCGCCGTCGTGGACCTGCTCGACGATCCCGGCCGCGCCGCCGCCATGGGCGCCGCCGGTGCGTCCTGGGTGCGGCGCGCGTGGGACTGGGACGTGACGGCTCAGCGGCTCGCGGCGCTGCTGTCGGGCGAACCCGTACCGCGCTGGGGCTGA